From the Vallitalea longa genome, the window ATTCAAGAATTAAGCCATCATCTACACTAATGTTTATAAAACCAGGTTTCACATATTCTAATTTTTTAAAACAGCTAACATCCCCAAGTTGAGTCATAACCTCTTCTGCAATAACTTGCGGTGATTTATGGTACTCTTTCGCTGCTCGTAAACACCCATTACATTGAAATTGACACAAATCAGGTCTATTTGACAATGTAACTTTCCCATACACTGAATCATAATTACATCTCATAAACGCACCTTTTAATATATCACTAATCAAGTCCTCTATCATTTTCATAATCGTAAACCTCCTTCTAGAAATAGTTAAAAAAAACGCCTCTTATATAAAAAGAGACGAATAAATCCGTGGTACCACTCAACTTGATTGCAAAACAATCCACTTATAACTTTAACGCAGTTAACGTCAAACCCTAACTAATATTAGCTCAGGCAGCTTCTCCAAGTTCCTCTTCTCCTTATATGACCTTATAGGACTTCCACTCTACTCCTACTCGCTTTTAGATCCATTATAAAGATACTTTTCTCTTCATTGAATTTAAACATTTTATATATTTTCATCCTATAATTGTCAATTGATAATTTAATTATTTTTTTGATATTATTTATTAATATAAATATCTAACTTTAATACTATGTGACTTTTCTAATAGAAAAAAATTATTTTCTATAAGTCAATATAGCTTCTAATACTCCTCCTGCTACTGCTCTAGCTTTATCGGATATAGTAAAACAATAATCAATTTTCCCTCTAGGATCAATATCCCCTATCTTAAAATTTTTAGTAACCTCTATACCAGCTTTAATTAGTCCTCTTACAACCCCACTAATAGGAGCTAAAACAGGCAAATCATTAACATAACCTACACAATCACCTTTTTCAACAATATCACCTATCTCTGATATTGTATCAATGACACCGATACCAGGAGAACGAATAACTCTTTCCCAACTATACCCTTCTATATTACCTGGAATTCCTGTATTTTTTTCTGTCTCTCCATCATAGATAACTCTTCCGAGATTATGTCCTCTATTAGTCTCTATAACAGCATGAACATCTTTATTAGCAATAAATCCTGGTCCTAATCCAATTACAATAGGTGCTATTGCTTTGTTGGTTCCTAAATTTTTCTTGGCTAGAATACCATCTATAACAATTTCAGGTTGAAATCTATCTATACTATCACAATACTCATCAACTAAAACCGGAATGATATTACCATCAAGTTTATCCTTAGCTTCTTCAATACTATTTACCCTAACAGCCTTAACCCCTTCAATTGTAATTTCATTTTCATATATGGCATTAGCAAAAGAAACCGTTCTTCTAATAACCGTAGGCTTCTCAATTTCCAATACAATCACTTTAAAACCACATTTTGATAGTCTATGTATAGTTCCACTTGCAATGTCTCCTCCGCCTCTGACAATAACCAAATTTTTATTCATTATCCATCAACTCCTTGATAGTCAAATAATCCTCCCAAGTATCAATATCCATACCGCATATGTTTTTAGCTATATCTACATAATATACATCATTAGGATTATTCTTAATTATATTTCTACCACCTATATCACCTGTAACATTCATTAGTTCCTCTTTCCATTTTGAACTAAACATGACTGGATTGCCTCTTTTGCCATTATATCTTGGTACAATAATACTTTCATTTCTTTCATGAAAGTTTTTTATTAATGTTTTTATTGTACTAATAGTTAAAAAAGGTTGATCACCATTTATAAACATATAACCATCTGTATTGGACGATTCTTTTAATCCACATCTCAATGAACTACTCATACCTTTGGATGACATTTCGTTATAAGCATATTTTATATCATGATTTTCGATTATTCTCTTAACATTTTTGTTTCGGTATACTAATATAATTTCTTCAAAACCAATATTAACTACCGTTTCTACAACATAACTGATCAATGGCTTGTTATTAAGTTTAATCAATAACTTCTCTTCTTTGAATCTTCTTGAAAAACCCGCTGCTAATATAATGGCTGTTATCATGATTTATCTTCCACCATCGTTAATATGGGATTTTCCTCTTTAACATTTCCAATTAATACTTTTGATATGTCATTACTTTCATTTATTATGTTTTCAGCAAGTTTTTGAGCTTGTAAAAGCTGTTCTTCATTAAATACTTTATTAAGCAAAACAACCTTTGGAATATGTTTATTGCATTCTTTGAATAAACCATCTTTTGAAAGGATTAATTTTAAAATCGTATCGTAATTAATTCTTTCACCTAATTTTTGGTTAACGATACCAGAAAAAATATTAGCTCTATGTACCCATTTCTCATCTATCATCTTATCGATTATATCCAACCCAATACAACCAATCATCAGTGTTGCACATTTAGGTATTACTGGTTCATACCAAGTTGGTGCTTTAATTGATTTTCTTTTAGCGCCATCACATTCAATAATGACAGAATCATAGTTACCCTCTGTACATAAAGGTTTGACCCAATTTCTATCAATACCTTTTAATTTCTCATTATTATAGAAAATTGTTTTTCCTATAATTGTTATTGAACCTAATGCCAATCTTTTGGATTCTAATATTAATTGTCCCAGATCATTAGAAATAATTAAATTATCATAATTCTTGGACATAGGATAATAAATTGCTGTAGTTGTAGTAAGTAAGACTTTCTTATCCTGCTTGATTAATTCTTTTGAAATGCTATACATTGTAGTAGTTTTACCACCAGCGCCAATCAAACATATTATATTTTTACTATTTGTATCTAGTTCTAATGCATTTAAAAGATTCATTTCAACTATCCTTTCCTAGTTTAATACCTTTATTTTATTAGCTAAATCATATTTTTTAATTATTTCTTCTAATGAATCTTTTCTGATTGTTATATATAGTTCACAGTTATTATCTAATAGTTCCCTAAAAATTGTATGGAAACACTTATTGTGTAATTCAAGAGGTCCTATCTCATCTAAAAATATAGGTGTAATATTTTTCTTGATAAACTTTCTAATAGTATTCTCTATATTTTCTAAAGTGTCTTTAGAAAAGCTATATGGTCCTATTTTACAAGATTCACACCAAGAGTCTGTTAAAAAATCTTCTCTTAGAACCATAAGCTGTTTTTGCCTAGTAGATAATTGCATTATCTCGTAACTATGAACTTTATTACCAATCATATTTTTTATTGAAACAAAGCCATCTCCCATTTGCAATTCATCATATAAATTAATGATTTTCGTTGTTTTACCTGAATTGATTTTTCCTGTTATAACATTTATCATAAGCATTCCTTTCCACAAACAACATAATAAAATGCATCTAGTTATCTATTAATCCATTATTCCTTAAATGCTTATGGCCTTTTTTACCATAACTTATTGCAAGAATTTCTGATGCTATTGAAATTGCTATCTCTTCAGGTGAACATCCGCCTGTATCTAACCCAATAGGAGAATAAAGATTAGACAAATCTACTTTCCCAAATTTATCATGAATTTTATCTAGAAATGTTTTCAATTTCACTTGTGAACATAACATACCAATATACTTAGGTTTTAACTTAAGTTCTAAAACTTTATTAATGACATTAAAGTCATTTTTATGAGAAGGAGTACATACTATAATGTAGCTATTCAAATCCAACTCTTCATTTTCAATAAAATTGACATATGTAGATTGAACTTTTCTATTAGCACATTCTACAGTATCATATATATCTTTACGATCATCTATAACCGTAATATAAAAATTCATTTTACTTAATACTTTTGTAAGGGCTTGTCCCACATGTCCGGCGCCAAAGATATATACTTTCGCTTTAACCCCTATGTATTCATAAAACAAAGTGACTCTACCTCCACATGCCATTGGTAATACGGTTTCTCCTTCTGTAACTACTTCACCTTCATTTAAAATATATTTTTCCAACTTGCTTTGTTGAGATATTAGCAATTCTCTACACTTTTGCTTTGCATAATATTCCAGTGCTCCACCTCCTACAGTCCCTATAGAATTGTCTTTACCATCAACAAGCATTTTTTTCCCGACCGTCACAGGGGTATTACCTGTCATTTCAATAACTGTAACCATGATACAACTTTGACCCCTTTTTTTCATACTTATAAGTTCTTCATAAATATTCTCCATATTTTCACTCCATTCTTAGAGCTGATTTTAAAAACACAGTTACATTAATAATATGTAACTATATTATAACTTGTATGAAAATATTTTGTCAAATACTGTTTGATGTAGAATATATTAGTTAAGATTGACTATATAATCTACCTACACTATAATAAGTTTATATACTTAATAATAAAAATACAAAGGTATGATATTGATAAAGTTAAAAAAGCTTATATAGCTTATAATTAGAACTCATATAGTAATATAAAATAGAAACGGACTGTTTATGATGGTTAGTATATATGGAATAAAAATAAACGATGATATAGATAAAAATATTTTTAATAAACTTTTGTGTATCGTATCATCAGAAAAAAAGAATAAAATTCTGAAATTTAGATCTAAAAAGGATGCTCAAAGGTCTCTATTTGGAGACTTATTGGCAAGATACGTTATATGTAATAAATTGAACATAAAAAATGAACAATTAGAATTCGACGTTAATAAATACGGAAAGCCTAATCTTATTAGGCCTGAAGGTTACCATTATAATATATCCCATTCTGGCGATTGGGTTGTATGTGCATTTGATAATCACCCTATAGGAATAGATGTGGAAGTTATTAAACCCATTGATTTTAACATTGCAAAAAAATTCTATACAGAATTTGAATATACTGACTTGATGAATCAAAAAGAGAATAATCGATTAAATTATTTCTATAGACTTTGGACATTAAAGGAAAGTTATATAAAAGCTGATGGAAAAGGATTATCTATTCCATTAAATTCATTTTCATTTTCCATAAATAATCAAGATATAGAATTAATGACTGAAAATGAATTTAATTCTTGTCTATTCTGGCAGAATGAAATAGATAATAAGCATATTGTCTCTGTTTGTTACTTGAAGGGAAATATCGATTCTATAAAAATAATAAATCAATCAAATATATTGATGTCTCCATTTTTTTAGTGTTCGATACAATAGCTTCCATTACTTTTCCTTACTTTTTATCTTGAATCTGATTTTTTTGAATTTGGGCAAAATGAATCTAAATAGTTTATATACTAAATTATTTATAACTAAATCAAATTCACCGATAAATTCCACAAACTCACCATCAAAACCTTTTTTGAACTTATAGAGTCCATATAGTGGATTATCTGGATTCAAATCACCTGATACTCCTCTAAAATCATACATATAGCAGTCCAGATCTATGGTATCTTCAATCATCTTCCACTGCATAATGTAATTAGGCAT encodes:
- the yqeB gene encoding selenium-dependent molybdenum cofactor biosynthesis protein YqeB, with protein sequence MNKNLVIVRGGGDIASGTIHRLSKCGFKVIVLEIEKPTVIRRTVSFANAIYENEITIEGVKAVRVNSIEEAKDKLDGNIIPVLVDEYCDSIDRFQPEIVIDGILAKKNLGTNKAIAPIVIGLGPGFIANKDVHAVIETNRGHNLGRVIYDGETEKNTGIPGNIEGYSWERVIRSPGIGVIDTISEIGDIVEKGDCVGYVNDLPVLAPISGVVRGLIKAGIEVTKNFKIGDIDPRGKIDYCFTISDKARAVAGGVLEAILTYRK
- the mocA gene encoding molybdenum cofactor cytidylyltransferase, coding for MITAIILAAGFSRRFKEEKLLIKLNNKPLISYVVETVVNIGFEEIILVYRNKNVKRIIENHDIKYAYNEMSSKGMSSSLRCGLKESSNTDGYMFINGDQPFLTISTIKTLIKNFHERNESIIVPRYNGKRGNPVMFSSKWKEELMNVTGDIGGRNIIKNNPNDVYYVDIAKNICGMDIDTWEDYLTIKELMDNE
- the yqeC gene encoding selenium cofactor biosynthesis protein YqeC, whose product is MNLLNALELDTNSKNIICLIGAGGKTTTMYSISKELIKQDKKVLLTTTTAIYYPMSKNYDNLIISNDLGQLILESKRLALGSITIIGKTIFYNNEKLKGIDRNWVKPLCTEGNYDSVIIECDGAKRKSIKAPTWYEPVIPKCATLMIGCIGLDIIDKMIDEKWVHRANIFSGIVNQKLGERINYDTILKLILSKDGLFKECNKHIPKVVLLNKVFNEEQLLQAQKLAENIINESNDISKVLIGNVKEENPILTMVEDKS
- a CDS encoding nucleoside-triphosphatase, producing MINVITGKINSGKTTKIINLYDELQMGDGFVSIKNMIGNKVHSYEIMQLSTRQKQLMVLREDFLTDSWCESCKIGPYSFSKDTLENIENTIRKFIKKNITPIFLDEIGPLELHNKCFHTIFRELLDNNCELYITIRKDSLEEIIKKYDLANKIKVLN
- a CDS encoding XdhC family protein, whose amino-acid sequence is MENIYEELISMKKRGQSCIMVTVIEMTGNTPVTVGKKMLVDGKDNSIGTVGGGALEYYAKQKCRELLISQQSKLEKYILNEGEVVTEGETVLPMACGGRVTLFYEYIGVKAKVYIFGAGHVGQALTKVLSKMNFYITVIDDRKDIYDTVECANRKVQSTYVNFIENEELDLNSYIIVCTPSHKNDFNVINKVLELKLKPKYIGMLCSQVKLKTFLDKIHDKFGKVDLSNLYSPIGLDTGGCSPEEIAISIASEILAISYGKKGHKHLRNNGLIDN
- a CDS encoding 4'-phosphopantetheinyl transferase family protein; translation: MMVSIYGIKINDDIDKNIFNKLLCIVSSEKKNKILKFRSKKDAQRSLFGDLLARYVICNKLNIKNEQLEFDVNKYGKPNLIRPEGYHYNISHSGDWVVCAFDNHPIGIDVEVIKPIDFNIAKKFYTEFEYTDLMNQKENNRLNYFYRLWTLKESYIKADGKGLSIPLNSFSFSINNQDIELMTENEFNSCLFWQNEIDNKHIVSVCYLKGNIDSIKIINQSNILMSPFF